One Qiania dongpingensis genomic window carries:
- the gmk gene encoding guanylate kinase, which produces MSKEGLILVVSGFSGVGKGTVVKRLLEKYDNYALSVSATTRAPREGETNGKEYFFVSEEEFSAMAESGQLIEYAGYVGHHYGTPREYVQNRLEAGVDIILEIEIQGALNVKRQYPDAVLVFVIPPDAATLKRRLVGRGTETLPVIEERLKRAVEESEGMERYDYLLVNDDLETCVEELHQIMICEHRKAGLNQELIDCIRDDLKRFVKGER; this is translated from the coding sequence GTGAGTAAAGAAGGGCTTATTCTCGTGGTTTCCGGCTTTTCGGGTGTCGGGAAGGGCACTGTAGTGAAGCGTCTTTTAGAGAAATATGATAATTACGCGCTGTCTGTCTCGGCCACGACCAGGGCGCCCCGGGAGGGGGAGACGAACGGAAAAGAATATTTTTTCGTGAGTGAGGAAGAATTCTCTGCGATGGCAGAAAGCGGACAGTTAATTGAATACGCAGGATATGTGGGTCACCATTACGGCACTCCCAGGGAGTATGTCCAAAACCGCCTGGAGGCAGGTGTGGATATTATTCTGGAGATAGAGATACAGGGAGCCCTGAATGTAAAACGTCAGTATCCCGATGCCGTACTGGTCTTTGTGATTCCGCCTGATGCGGCCACGCTTAAGAGACGTCTGGTCGGCCGGGGCACGGAGACGCTTCCGGTGATAGAGGAACGCCTGAAACGCGCGGTGGAAGAATCGGAGGGGATGGAGCGGTACGATTATCTGCTCGTCAACGACGACCTGGAAACTTGCGTGGAGGAGCTTCATCAGATCATGATCTGTGAGCATCGGAAGGCCGGACTTAACCAGGAACTCATCGATTGTATCAGGGACGACCTGAAAAGATTTGTGAAAGGAGAAAGATAG
- the hflK gene encoding FtsH protease activity modulator HflK: MRSFFETYFNKGPKVVEPDSDGPKKSGKGKKVLKHGKRISVILLAAVAVVVLAFNSTYTINEQEQAVVTTFGVAKSVKESGLHFKVPFVQQVKKVDTTIQGFSVGFDSEGQAVTEEAVMITSDFNFVDIDFYVEYRVSDPVKAVFASEKPVEVLRNLAQSCIRSVVSNYDVDSVLTTGKNEIQSRIKELLLEQLEQKDIGLQLVNITIQDSEPPTLEVLEAFKDVETAKQGKETSINNANKYRNEKLPKAEADVDQILQEAESTKTKRINEAYADVSMFSAQYEEYVKNPLVTKQRMFYETMEAVLPNLKVIIDGTDSTSTMLMDQLSGGATVNQAAAAGSAAGSGTGSSGTDAGASGSDAGTAN, from the coding sequence ATGAGAAGCTTTTTTGAAACTTATTTTAACAAAGGTCCGAAGGTGGTAGAACCAGATTCCGACGGCCCGAAAAAATCAGGAAAAGGGAAAAAAGTCCTGAAGCATGGAAAACGGATATCGGTCATCCTGCTGGCCGCAGTGGCGGTGGTCGTGCTGGCATTTAATTCTACTTATACCATCAACGAACAGGAACAGGCGGTGGTCACAACCTTTGGAGTCGCCAAATCTGTAAAGGAATCCGGACTGCATTTTAAGGTTCCATTCGTACAGCAGGTGAAGAAGGTGGACACCACCATTCAGGGATTTTCCGTAGGATTTGACAGCGAAGGGCAGGCGGTGACCGAAGAGGCGGTGATGATCACCTCCGACTTCAATTTTGTGGATATAGATTTTTATGTGGAGTACCGTGTATCGGATCCGGTGAAAGCCGTGTTCGCTTCTGAAAAGCCGGTGGAGGTCCTTAGAAATCTGGCCCAGAGCTGCATCAGGAGCGTGGTGAGTAACTACGATGTGGATAGTGTCCTGACGACAGGGAAAAATGAGATTCAGTCCAGGATAAAAGAGCTGCTGCTGGAGCAGCTGGAACAGAAGGATATCGGTCTTCAGCTGGTGAATATCACCATACAGGATTCCGAACCTCCCACGCTTGAGGTGCTGGAGGCATTTAAGGACGTGGAGACTGCAAAGCAGGGGAAGGAAACTTCCATAAACAATGCAAATAAGTACCGGAATGAAAAGCTTCCCAAGGCAGAGGCGGATGTGGATCAGATTCTGCAGGAAGCCGAATCTACCAAGACGAAACGTATCAATGAAGCTTACGCGGATGTATCGATGTTCAGCGCCCAGTATGAAGAATACGTAAAGAATCCGCTGGTCACGAAACAGAGGATGTTTTATGAAACGATGGAGGCGGTGCTTCCCAACCTGAAAGTCATCATCGACGGGACCGACAGCACCAGCACCATGCTGATGGATCAGCTGTCCGGCGGAGCGACGGTAAACCAGGCCGCAGCGGCAGGAAGCGCTGCTGGGAGCGGCACAGGCTCTTCGGGAACTGACGCGGGCGCCTCGGGCTCAGATGCCGGCACGGCGAATTGA
- a CDS encoding DUF370 domain-containing protein, with protein sequence MGKLINIGYGNVVHTEKVLAVVSPDSAPGKRLIQAARDEGRSIDATQGRKTKGLIVMDNGYVVLSALLPETIAGRFNESGISDRISDKEGDCE encoded by the coding sequence GTGGGAAAGCTGATTAATATCGGATACGGCAATGTGGTCCATACAGAAAAGGTGCTGGCTGTGGTCAGCCCGGATTCCGCGCCGGGAAAACGTCTGATCCAGGCCGCCAGAGATGAAGGGCGGAGCATCGACGCCACGCAGGGACGAAAGACCAAAGGTCTCATTGTGATGGACAACGGATATGTGGTGCTGTCGGCGCTGCTGCCGGAGACGATTGCCGGCAGGTTCAACGAATCCGGGATTTCGGACAGAATTTCAGATAAGGAGGGAGACTGTGAGTAA
- a CDS encoding YicC/YloC family endoribonuclease yields MVKSMTGFGRCEASNEDYKISVEMKSVNHRYLDLGIKMPKKFGAFEADIRSLLKSGIQRGKVDIYVSCETFSDKAVRLNYNEALAREYMDIFSKMSDQFSIENDVRVSSLSRFPEVITAEQSEEDEEELWQLLKEALLGALEKFVEQRTEEGGHLREDLCEKLDTMAGWVGEIEKRSPQIIQEYRKKVEDKVKELLEGSGIDENRIAAEVTLFADKICVDEETVRLMSHIKTMKDSLMKGGAVGRKLDFIAQEMNREANTILSKANDMEISGTAIDLKTEIEKVREQIQNIE; encoded by the coding sequence ATGGTTAAGAGCATGACAGGCTTCGGCAGATGCGAGGCGTCCAATGAAGATTATAAGATCTCGGTGGAGATGAAATCGGTCAATCACCGTTATCTGGATTTGGGCATTAAGATGCCGAAGAAATTCGGAGCCTTTGAGGCGGATATCAGAAGCCTTTTGAAAAGCGGCATCCAAAGGGGCAAGGTGGATATCTATGTCTCTTGTGAGACATTCTCGGATAAGGCTGTGAGACTCAATTACAATGAGGCGCTGGCCAGAGAATACATGGATATTTTTTCCAAGATGAGCGATCAGTTCTCCATCGAGAATGATGTGAGGGTATCCTCTCTTTCTCGTTTCCCGGAGGTCATCACCGCGGAACAGTCGGAGGAGGACGAAGAGGAGCTTTGGCAGCTTTTAAAGGAAGCGCTTTTAGGAGCTCTGGAAAAGTTTGTGGAGCAGCGGACGGAGGAAGGCGGACATCTCAGGGAAGACCTCTGCGAGAAGCTGGATACCATGGCCGGATGGGTCGGAGAGATAGAGAAGCGTTCTCCTCAGATCATCCAGGAATACAGGAAAAAAGTAGAAGACAAGGTAAAAGAGCTTCTTGAGGGCAGCGGCATCGACGAGAACCGAATTGCCGCGGAGGTCACTTTGTTTGCGGATAAAATCTGCGTGGATGAAGAGACGGTACGCCTTATGAGTCATATTAAGACCATGAAGGACTCTCTCATGAAGGGCGGGGCCGTAGGAAGGAAGCTGGATTTCATTGCCCAGGAGATGAACCGGGAAGCGAATACGATTCTTTCCAAAGCAAATGACATGGAGATTTCCGGGACGGCCATAGATTTAAAGACAGAGATAGAAAAAGTAAGGGAACAGATTCAAAATATTGAGTAG
- the ilvA gene encoding threonine ammonia-lyase: protein MLTLEKFEEAAEAVSNVTLETKLVFSEYFSAQTGNKVYFKPENLQYTGAYKVRGAYYKISTMTEEERAKGLITASAGNHAQGVAYAAKKFGAKAVVVMPTTTPLMKVNRTKSYGAEVVLYGDVYDEACEYAYQLAEENGYTFIHPFNDLTVATGQGTIAMEIVKELPTVDYILVPIGGGGLCTGVSTLAKLLNPSIKVIGVEPAGANCMQESLRQGKVVTLPKINTIADGTAVKTPGDLLLPYIQENVDDIITVEDTELIVAFLDMVENHKMVAENSGLLTVAALKHLDVKNKKVVSIISGGNMDVITMSSIVQHGLIQRDRIFTVSVLLPDKPGELVNVSSVIAGMQGNVIKLEHNQFVSINRNDAVELRITLEAFGTEHKHQIVNALEEKGYRPKVVKQKGIFQGS from the coding sequence ATGCTGACACTTGAGAAATTTGAAGAGGCGGCGGAGGCCGTCAGCAATGTAACACTGGAGACAAAACTGGTATTTAGTGAGTATTTCAGCGCACAGACCGGAAATAAGGTATATTTCAAGCCGGAAAATCTGCAGTATACGGGAGCCTATAAGGTACGGGGGGCTTATTATAAAATCAGCACGATGACAGAAGAGGAGCGGGCAAAGGGCCTGATCACCGCGTCCGCTGGAAATCATGCCCAGGGAGTGGCTTATGCTGCAAAGAAGTTTGGAGCAAAAGCGGTCGTAGTGATGCCTACCACAACGCCTCTTATGAAGGTGAACAGGACGAAAAGCTATGGCGCTGAGGTCGTGCTCTATGGGGATGTATACGATGAGGCATGTGAATATGCCTATCAGCTGGCAGAGGAGAACGGATACACCTTTATCCATCCCTTCAATGACCTCACCGTGGCGACCGGACAGGGAACCATTGCCATGGAGATCGTCAAGGAACTTCCTACGGTGGACTATATCCTGGTGCCCATCGGCGGCGGCGGACTCTGTACAGGCGTTTCCACGCTTGCAAAGCTTCTGAACCCCAGCATCAAGGTTATCGGTGTGGAACCGGCCGGGGCCAACTGCATGCAGGAATCCCTGCGCCAGGGGAAGGTTGTCACTCTGCCGAAGATAAATACCATTGCGGACGGCACCGCTGTGAAGACACCGGGCGACCTTCTGCTGCCTTATATCCAGGAGAATGTGGACGATATCATAACCGTGGAGGATACGGAGCTTATCGTAGCGTTTCTGGATATGGTGGAGAATCACAAAATGGTGGCGGAAAATTCCGGGCTTTTGACAGTCGCTGCCCTTAAGCATCTGGATGTGAAAAATAAAAAAGTGGTATCCATCATAAGCGGCGGCAACATGGATGTGATCACCATGTCTTCCATCGTACAGCACGGGCTGATCCAGAGGGACCGGATTTTTACCGTGTCCGTACTGCTTCCGGATAAGCCGGGTGAATTAGTGAATGTTTCCTCTGTGATCGCCGGAATGCAGGGAAATGTCATCAAGCTGGAGCATAATCAGTTTGTGAGCATCAACAGGAATGATGCCGTGGAGCTTCGGATCACGCTGGAGGCCTTTGGAACTGAGCATAAGCATCAGATCGTAAATGCTCTGGAGGAAAAGGGATACCGCCCGAAGGTAGTAAAACAGAAGGGGATTTTCCAGGGATCATGA
- a CDS encoding Rqc2 family fibronectin-binding protein — protein sequence MALDGIVIACMAKEMKERITGGRITKIAQPEADALMLTIKNQKDTWKLFLSAGASLPLVYFTEQNKQSPMTAPNFCMLLRKHIGGGRILSVTQPGLERILELEIEHLDEMGDLCRKRLVAEFMGKHSNLIFCDSSDTIIDSIKHIPLSVSSVREVLPGRPYFIPDTMKKENPLSLSEESFFSGAAAKPMPISKALYTGYTGLSPVMAEEICYAASLDSSRPINTLSSLELTHLFGIFRAFMEDVKSGRFTPCIAYDGRLPVEFSALPLTHLAAYEQKTFDSISEVLESYYASRETVTRIRQKSVDLRRIVQTALERNRKKYDLQLRQLKDTEKRDKFRIYGELINTYGYELESGAKVLEALNYYSGETVKIPLDDTMTPQENAKRYFDRYGKLKRTFEALTELTKETKEEIDYLESVSSALDIARTEEDLTQIKEELRESGYIRKRGPKDKKAKITSIPLHYLSSDGYHIYVGKNNLQNEELTFHFASGSDWWFHAKGIPGSHVIVKAEGKAREELPDRLYEEAARLAAYYSKGRENDKVEIDYVEKKQVKKVSGAKPGFVIYHTNYSMIADPDISGLTEVK from the coding sequence ATGGCACTGGACGGAATCGTAATCGCCTGTATGGCAAAAGAAATGAAGGAACGCATCACAGGAGGGCGAATCACAAAAATCGCCCAGCCGGAGGCAGACGCCCTGATGCTCACCATAAAAAACCAAAAAGACACCTGGAAGCTCTTCCTTTCGGCGGGAGCCAGCCTCCCCCTCGTCTACTTCACCGAACAGAACAAGCAGAGTCCCATGACGGCCCCCAATTTTTGCATGCTTCTCCGCAAGCATATCGGAGGGGGGCGCATCCTTTCCGTGACACAGCCTGGACTGGAACGGATTCTGGAGCTGGAAATCGAACATCTGGATGAAATGGGGGACTTGTGCCGGAAAAGGCTGGTCGCGGAATTCATGGGAAAACACAGCAACCTGATCTTCTGCGACAGCAGTGATACCATCATTGACAGCATAAAGCATATTCCACTCTCCGTAAGCTCCGTCCGGGAAGTGCTTCCCGGCCGGCCTTATTTTATTCCCGACACCATGAAAAAAGAAAATCCCCTGTCCCTTTCCGAAGAGAGCTTTTTCTCAGGCGCCGCCGCAAAACCCATGCCGATCTCAAAGGCTCTTTATACCGGGTACACCGGACTGAGTCCCGTAATGGCGGAGGAAATCTGCTACGCCGCTTCTCTGGACAGCTCGCGGCCCATCAATACTTTATCCAGTCTGGAGCTGACCCATCTGTTCGGAATCTTCCGAGCCTTTATGGAGGATGTGAAAAGCGGGCGCTTTACCCCCTGTATCGCATATGACGGCAGGCTCCCTGTGGAATTTTCAGCCCTTCCGCTCACACATCTGGCGGCTTACGAACAGAAAACCTTTGATTCCATCAGTGAGGTCCTGGAATCTTATTACGCTTCCCGCGAAACAGTGACCCGTATCCGGCAGAAATCTGTGGACCTTCGCCGGATCGTCCAGACAGCCCTGGAGCGGAACCGGAAAAAATACGATCTGCAGCTCCGCCAGCTGAAGGACACAGAAAAGCGGGACAAATTCCGTATTTACGGCGAACTCATCAATACCTACGGCTATGAACTGGAATCCGGCGCAAAAGTCCTGGAGGCCCTCAATTATTATTCCGGCGAGACGGTCAAGATTCCTTTGGACGATACCATGACCCCTCAGGAGAATGCCAAACGATATTTTGACAGATACGGAAAACTGAAACGCACCTTTGAAGCCCTCACGGAACTCACAAAGGAGACAAAAGAAGAAATCGATTATCTGGAATCCGTCTCCTCTGCATTGGATATCGCCAGGACAGAAGAAGATCTCACCCAGATCAAGGAAGAACTCCGGGAATCCGGCTATATCCGCAAGCGGGGCCCGAAGGATAAAAAAGCGAAGATCACCAGTATCCCGCTTCATTATCTTTCTTCAGACGGCTACCATATCTATGTCGGAAAAAATAACCTGCAGAACGAGGAGCTGACCTTTCACTTCGCGTCCGGGAGCGACTGGTGGTTCCATGCCAAAGGCATACCCGGTTCCCACGTCATCGTCAAAGCCGAAGGAAAAGCCAGGGAGGAGCTTCCCGACCGTCTGTACGAGGAAGCCGCCCGCCTGGCCGCATATTATTCCAAAGGCCGTGAGAATGACAAGGTGGAAATCGACTACGTGGAAAAAAAGCAGGTAAAAAAGGTAAGCGGCGCAAAGCCGGGCTTTGTCATTTACCACACCAATTACTCCATGATAGCCGATCCGGATATCTCAGGCCTAACGGAAGTGAAATAG
- the ftsY gene encoding signal recognition particle-docking protein FtsY: protein MSQEKKGFFSRLVAGLSKTRDNIVAGIDSIFNGFSAIDDDFYEEIEETLIMGDIGIHTTESIIQDLKAQVKERKIKEPSECKALLIDTIKKQMDLGENAYEFENRKSVVLVIGVNGVGKTTSVGKLAGQLKEKKKKVLVAAADTFRAAAIEQLTEWAVRAGVDIIAQQEGSDPAAVVYDAVSAAKARNADVLICDTAGRLHNKKNLMEELRKIHRIIDKEYPEAYKETLVVLDGTTGQNALEQARQFREVADITGIILTKLDGTAKGGIAVAIQAELGIPVKYIGIGEQMDDLQKFDPDEFVNALFHVGQS, encoded by the coding sequence ATGAGCCAGGAGAAAAAAGGATTTTTCAGCCGCTTAGTTGCCGGCCTAAGTAAGACCAGGGATAATATCGTCGCGGGGATTGATTCCATCTTCAATGGTTTTTCCGCCATTGACGACGATTTTTACGAAGAGATTGAAGAGACCCTGATCATGGGCGACATTGGAATCCATACGACGGAATCTATCATCCAGGATCTGAAGGCTCAGGTAAAGGAACGGAAGATCAAAGAGCCGTCCGAGTGCAAGGCGCTGCTGATCGATACCATCAAAAAGCAGATGGACCTGGGGGAGAATGCCTACGAATTCGAGAACAGGAAATCGGTGGTGCTGGTGATCGGAGTCAACGGAGTGGGAAAGACTACTTCGGTGGGAAAGCTGGCCGGACAGCTGAAGGAAAAGAAAAAGAAAGTTCTGGTGGCAGCGGCCGATACGTTCCGTGCCGCTGCGATTGAGCAGCTGACGGAATGGGCGGTACGGGCAGGAGTGGATATCATCGCGCAGCAGGAAGGGTCCGATCCGGCGGCTGTGGTCTATGACGCGGTCTCGGCGGCCAAAGCCAGAAACGCGGACGTGCTGATATGTGATACTGCCGGCCGTCTTCACAATAAAAAGAATTTGATGGAGGAGCTTCGGAAAATTCACAGGATCATAGACAAGGAATACCCGGAAGCGTATAAGGAAACGTTAGTGGTCCTGGACGGGACCACAGGGCAGAACGCCCTGGAGCAGGCAAGACAGTTCCGAGAGGTGGCGGATATCACCGGCATCATTTTGACGAAGCTGGACGGTACTGCAAAAGGAGGAATCGCCGTAGCGATACAGGCAGAGCTCGGCATTCCGGTAAAATACATCGGTATCGGCGAACAGATGGACGATCTGCAGAAATTTGATCCGGATGAGTTTGTCAATGCTTTATTCCACGTGGGCCAGTCATAA
- the hflC gene encoding protease modulator HflC, whose amino-acid sequence MKKKLIAVVLGIFAVVLLALSIVITKENEYSLIRRFGKVDRIIADAGITFKIPFLESADKIPNQLLLYDLPESDVITMDKKTMIADSYVLWKVTDPLKFAKTLNSSQTSAEQRIDAAVYNSTKNVISNMTQNDVIAARDGELQEAIQAGMGESMDSYGIELQTIELKQLDLPEDNKEAVYERMISERGKIAATYQAEGDSEAQKIRNTTDKEVEIMLSDAKAQAAGIIAEGESEYMKILADAYSDENKADFYAYVRSLDAAKASLTGGNNTLILPKDSPIAEIFMNQG is encoded by the coding sequence ATGAAGAAAAAATTAATAGCAGTTGTTCTCGGGATTTTTGCGGTGGTCCTTTTGGCGTTATCCATCGTGATAACGAAGGAGAATGAATACAGTCTGATACGCCGCTTTGGAAAAGTGGACAGAATCATAGCGGATGCCGGGATAACATTCAAGATTCCCTTTTTGGAATCCGCAGATAAGATTCCCAATCAGCTGCTTCTCTATGATCTGCCGGAATCGGATGTGATCACCATGGATAAAAAGACCATGATCGCAGACAGCTATGTTCTCTGGAAAGTGACAGACCCCCTGAAGTTTGCGAAGACACTGAATTCGTCTCAGACCAGCGCGGAACAGAGGATTGATGCGGCAGTATATAATTCCACCAAGAACGTCATCAGCAATATGACGCAGAATGATGTGATCGCGGCCAGGGACGGTGAGCTTCAGGAGGCAATCCAAGCAGGAATGGGAGAGTCTATGGATTCCTATGGAATAGAGCTTCAGACCATCGAATTAAAGCAGCTGGACCTTCCGGAGGACAATAAAGAGGCTGTTTATGAAAGGATGATCTCTGAACGGGGAAAAATCGCGGCGACTTATCAGGCGGAAGGCGATTCAGAAGCGCAGAAAATCCGGAATACTACGGATAAAGAAGTGGAGATCATGCTGTCAGATGCAAAGGCACAGGCGGCAGGGATCATCGCAGAAGGAGAATCCGAGTACATGAAGATACTGGCAGACGCTTATTCCGACGAGAACAAAGCAGATTTTTATGCTTACGTCCGTTCTCTGGATGCTGCAAAGGCCTCATTGACCGGTGGGAATAATACGCTGATCCTTCCCAAGGATTCTCCCATAGCAGAAATATTTATGAATCAGGGTTAA